The proteins below come from a single Salinilacihabitans rarus genomic window:
- a CDS encoding helix-turn-helix transcriptional regulator, translating to MGFDTLWARVSSLWRSDSAERDRGPGDVESAETDETGSDDETLSYAEQVEYGVDERELRDEDRILRLLVKRGGRVDESTIADETGWSEERLREVISGMEDDDQVSAITVGRKRVVCRRGFEPKGYRSHLNE from the coding sequence ATGGGATTCGATACACTCTGGGCGCGCGTGTCGTCGCTCTGGCGGTCCGACTCGGCCGAACGGGACCGGGGGCCGGGCGACGTCGAGTCGGCCGAGACGGACGAGACCGGCTCCGACGACGAGACGCTGAGCTACGCCGAGCAGGTGGAGTACGGCGTCGACGAACGGGAACTGCGCGACGAGGACAGGATCCTCCGCCTCCTCGTCAAGCGCGGCGGGCGCGTCGACGAGTCGACCATCGCCGACGAGACCGGCTGGTCCGAGGAGCGCCTCCGGGAGGTGATCTCCGGGATGGAAGACGACGACCAGGTCAGCGCGATCACGGTCGGGCGCAAGCGCGTCGTCTGTCGACGGGGGTTCGAGCCGAAGGGCTACCGGTCGCACCTGAACGAGTGA
- the surE gene encoding 5'/3'-nucleotidase SurE: protein MSDSLEILLTNDDGIDSPGIRALHDALSSVGNVTVVAPATDQSAVGRALSHEVDVYEHELGYAVEGTPADCVVAGLAELGPFPDLVVSGCNKGANLGEYVLGRSGTISAAVEAAFFDVPAIATSLYVPVDDRSFEEVATAPEDYAEAVRATSFLVEHALDAGVFDPGTYLNVNAPLPDGDPAPIEITRPSKRYEMDASRHGDAVLLHDRVWEEMDPESLPDPEGTDRRAVAEGRISVSALAAPHTTNNHEALDALAEAYLDAAPADRA from the coding sequence ATGAGCGACTCCCTCGAGATCCTGCTGACGAACGACGACGGGATCGACAGCCCCGGGATCCGGGCGCTGCACGACGCCCTCTCGTCGGTGGGCAACGTCACCGTCGTCGCGCCGGCGACCGACCAGAGCGCGGTGGGGCGGGCGCTCTCGCACGAGGTGGACGTCTACGAGCACGAACTCGGTTACGCCGTCGAGGGGACGCCCGCGGACTGCGTCGTCGCCGGACTGGCCGAACTCGGGCCGTTCCCGGACCTCGTCGTCTCGGGCTGTAACAAGGGCGCGAACCTCGGCGAGTACGTCCTCGGGCGCTCGGGGACGATCAGCGCCGCCGTCGAGGCCGCGTTCTTCGACGTGCCCGCCATCGCGACCTCGCTGTACGTCCCCGTCGACGACCGCTCCTTCGAGGAGGTGGCGACCGCGCCCGAGGACTACGCCGAGGCCGTCCGCGCGACGTCCTTCCTCGTCGAGCACGCCCTCGACGCCGGCGTCTTCGACCCCGGCACCTACCTGAACGTCAACGCCCCGCTGCCCGACGGCGACCCCGCACCGATCGAGATCACCCGCCCCTCCAAGCGGTACGAGATGGACGCCTCCCGGCACGGCGACGCGGTCCTGCTCCACGACCGCGTCTGGGAGGAGATGGACCCCGAGTCGCTCCCCGACCCCGAGGGAACGGACCGGCGGGCGGTCGCCGAAGGGCGGATCAGCGTCTCCGCGCTCGCGGCCCCGCACACGACCAACAACCACGAGGCGCTCGACGCGCTCGCGGAGGCCTACCTCGACGCGGCGCCCGCGGACCGGGCGTGA